Part of the Chthoniobacterales bacterium genome is shown below.
TATTCATCGACGAGATCCACCGGCTCCAGCCGACGATCGAGGAATATCTCTATCCCGCGATGGAGGATTTCAAACTCGACATCCTCATCGACCAGGGCCCGAGCGCTCGCAGCGTGCGGTTGAATCTGCCGCGCTTCACCCTCATCGGTGCCACGACTCGCGCGGGAATGATTAGTGCGCCACTTCGATCCCGCTTTGGGATCAATCCACGGCTCGATTATTACACGGCGGAGGATTTGCAAAAAATCGTTTTGCGCAGCGCGCATTTGCTCGATCTAACCATCGACGAACCTGGGGCGCTGGAGATCGCGGCGCGTTCCCGGGGCACACCGCGCATCGCCAACAATCTGCTCCGCTGGGTGCGCGACTATGCGCAGGTAAAGGCCAATTCGCAGATCAACCAAGACATCGCGGCCAGAGCTCTAACCATGCTCGAGATCGACGCCGACGGCTTCGATGAAATGGACAAACGCATCCTGGAGGCGCTCATCATCAAGTTTCAAGGCGGCCCGGTCGGAATCAATTCACTCGCCGTCTCAGTGGGCGAGGACGCTGGCACGATCGAGGACGTGAACGAGCCCTATCTCATCATGCAAGGCTATCTCAAGCGCACCGCACAGGGCCGCGTGGCCATGCCAGCCGCCTATCGCAAGCTGGGACTTTCCATTCCGGGAAAATCCGCCGATCTCTTCGACTAACATCGAAACTGATCCGACTTACATTCCAATCTGGAAACAAAAATGGGAGGCGGATTTCTCCAGCCTCCCATTTGTTAGGAACTTGAAAATAGTCAGGGACTATTTTTTCTTCGCGACCGCTTTTTTGGCGGGAGCTTTTGCGGCCGGGGCGGCTTTTTTAGCAGGAGCTTTCGCTACGGCTTTTTTGGGAGCGGCCTTGACGGCTGGTGCAGCTTTTTTGGCTGGTGCCTTGGCGGCAGCTTTGGGAGCGGCCTTAGGAGCAGCTTTTGCGGCTGCTTTGGGCGCAGCTTTGGCGGCTGGCTTTTTAGCGGCTAGTTTCTTAGGAGCTGCCTTTTTGACGGGAGCTGCTTTCTTGGCAGGGGCTTTTTTAATTGGCATCCAGAATCCCCCCTTTCCATCCGCAGTAGCGGGCGAGGCAAAGTGTGTGTGATGAAATGAACATCAGATAAGACTGCTAGTAGATAATTTCAGGAGCCGAGTCAACAAATTATTTTTAGCTAGTACTCAAATAGTTTGTCGGCCGCCGGCATCGCGGCTCAAAAAACCTAGCTATTCGCCAATAGCTAGAAGCGATTCGGCGCGGGCCACAATATCGCCCACGGGCAAGAGCCGCCCAATGCCCTCGTATCCACATGCTAACATTCCCGACTCGGGCCCGATGAATTGCACGTTGCGCGATTTTAGAATGGCCACATTGGCCTGCGTTGCGGCGTGCAGCCACATTTTTCCATTCATCGCTGGGGCGACTAACATCGGAGCCAGGGTCGCGAGTGCAATGGAAGTCAGCGCGTCGTTGGCGAGGCCATGCGCCAGTCTTGCTAACACATCCGCTGTCGCTGGGGCGATGAGTAAAAGATCGGCCTCGTCCGCGAGTTCGATGTGACCCGGACGACTGCTGTCGCGCTCGTCCCACACACTGGTGATCACGGCTCGGCGCGTGAGGGTTTGCAGAGTAAGCGGGGTGATGAATTGCGCGGCTCCGTCGGTCATCACGGCGGTGACCTGATGCCCGCGTTTGGTTAGCTGGCTGGCGAGATCGGCAGCCTTGTAGGCAGCGATGGAACCGGTGATGCCGAGCAGGATGTTAGCCATCGGAGTTAGATCAGAATGAGGTCTTTCATCCGGCGGCTGAGATAGCGTTCGGCTCGCATGATGGCGCGAAATTTCTGCAAATCCTCCTCGGTGGAGCCCGAGATGATGATGTAACGAAAGGCGCGCCAGCTTTTCATTTCGCGAGCGGCATTCGTCAGGCGCACTTCGATTTGCTCGGGAGTTTCCGTGCCACGTTTGGTGAGCCGGCGGCGGAGTTCATCCAGACTCGGCGGCATGATGAAAACATCCGCCAGCGCCTCCTGGATATAGGCATCGGGAAACGCGCGAATCGCCGCCACGCCTTGAATATCGACATCGATAAGAACATCGACGCCTTCCTGCAAATGCTCGATCACCGTCGAGCGCAGAGTCCCGTAGAGATTGCCGTGGACGTTGGCGTATTCCAGAAATTCCCCAGCCTCAATGCGGGGGCGAAATTCGTCCTCACTAATAAAGAAGTAATCCTCGCCATGAATCTCGCCGGGACGCGGCTTGCGGGTGGTGCAGGAGACGGAATAAATGAAATCCGGCGTCTGCCGCAGCGCCTCGCAAAGCGTCGTCTTACCAGCGCCCGACGGGGCGGCCACGACAAAGAGAATGCCGTGGCGCGAGGCGTCTTTTCTAGCTAATGGTTGCGTGGGCTTATTCAATGTTCTGGACTTGTTCGCGTATCTTCTCCATCTCGCTCTTGCACGTCACGATAATTTGCGAAATAGCCGCGTCGTTCGCCTTTGAGCCGAGAGTATTCAGCTCGCGCCCGAT
Proteins encoded:
- the ruvB gene encoding Holliday junction branch migration DNA helicase RuvB, with product MLGNTTAPDPEFDRSLRPPAFADFGGQSKVCDRLELMVEAAKQRGDVLDHILLSGPPGLGKTTLAYILATAMGGSIKNTSGPMIEKAGDLAGLLTTLERGDVLFIDEIHRLQPTIEEYLYPAMEDFKLDILIDQGPSARSVRLNLPRFTLIGATTRAGMISAPLRSRFGINPRLDYYTAEDLQKIVLRSAHLLDLTIDEPGALEIAARSRGTPRIANNLLRWVRDYAQVKANSQINQDIAARALTMLEIDADGFDEMDKRILEALIIKFQGGPVGINSLAVSVGEDAGTIEDVNEPYLIMQGYLKRTAQGRVAMPAAYRKLGLSIPGKSADLFD
- a CDS encoding flavoprotein, producing the protein MANILLGITGSIAAYKAADLASQLTKRGHQVTAVMTDGAAQFITPLTLQTLTRRAVITSVWDERDSSRPGHIELADEADLLLIAPATADVLARLAHGLANDALTSIALATLAPMLVAPAMNGKMWLHAATQANVAILKSRNVQFIGPESGMLACGYEGIGRLLPVGDIVARAESLLAIGE
- the gmk gene encoding guanylate kinase, encoding MNKPTQPLARKDASRHGILFVVAAPSGAGKTTLCEALRQTPDFIYSVSCTTRKPRPGEIHGEDYFFISEDEFRPRIEAGEFLEYANVHGNLYGTLRSTVIEHLQEGVDVLIDVDIQGVAAIRAFPDAYIQEALADVFIMPPSLDELRRRLTKRGTETPEQIEVRLTNAAREMKSWRAFRYIIISGSTEEDLQKFRAIMRAERYLSRRMKDLILI